In Coffea eugenioides isolate CCC68of unplaced genomic scaffold, Ceug_1.0 ScVebR1_3498;HRSCAF=4720, whole genome shotgun sequence, a single window of DNA contains:
- the LOC113758014 gene encoding uncharacterized protein LOC113758014 — protein MAMTTYAMSCFKLSSKLCKYISSRMARFWWGEKDGKSKLHWCSWKKLAQEKENGGLGFKDLLRFNRALLGKQSIMGAREEVEEGIRRKIGNGRSTMVWDDKGGGKGESRSIR, from the exons ATGGCGATGACCACCTATGCTATGTCATGTTTTAAATTGTCATCTAAGCTGTGTAAATACATTAGTTCCAGGATGGCTAGATTCTGGTGGGGTGAGAAAGATGGAAAAAGCAAACTGCATTGGTGTTCCTGGAAGAAGTTGGCTCAAGAAAAGGAGAATGGAGGGTTGGGTTTCAAAGACCTGCTGAGATTTAACAGAGCATTGCTGGGGAAACAG AGTATTATGGGAGCAAGAGAGGAGGTGGAGGAAGGTATAAGGAGGAAGATAGGAAATGGGAGGAGCACAATGGTATGGGACGACAAAGGTGGTGGAAAAGGAGAAAGCAGAAGCATTAGGTGA